One window of Cryobacterium arcticum genomic DNA carries:
- a CDS encoding YdeI/OmpD-associated family protein, producing MSAEAARVHPMDRADWRAWLERNHAVAAGVWLVTWRPSSGMPVLSYEDAVLEALAVGWVDSKGARLDDRRTMLYFAPRRRGSSWSRPNKQRIERLRAERLMRPAGEAAVLAAEADGSWSRLDEVEELIVPADLAEALAGHAGARENWEAFPRSPRRAMLEWIVLAKRAETRAARIRSVAEAAARNERAR from the coding sequence GTGAGCGCGGAAGCCGCGCGGGTGCATCCGATGGACCGTGCGGACTGGCGAGCCTGGCTGGAGCGGAACCACGCTGTGGCAGCCGGCGTGTGGCTGGTCACCTGGCGCCCGAGCTCGGGGATGCCCGTGCTCTCGTACGAGGACGCGGTGCTGGAGGCCCTCGCCGTGGGCTGGGTGGACAGCAAGGGTGCCCGGCTCGATGACCGGCGCACCATGCTCTACTTCGCCCCGCGGCGGCGCGGAAGCTCCTGGTCCCGGCCGAACAAGCAGCGCATCGAGCGGCTCCGCGCCGAGCGGCTGATGCGGCCGGCCGGCGAAGCGGCGGTGCTCGCGGCCGAGGCGGACGGCTCCTGGAGCCGACTCGACGAGGTGGAGGAGCTCATCGTGCCGGCCGACCTGGCGGAGGCCCTGGCCGGCCACGCCGGAGCGCGGGAGAACTGGGAGGCCTTCCCGCGCTCCCCGCGCCGGGCGATGCTGGAGTGGATCGTGCTGGCCAAGCGTGCGGAGACCCGCGCCGCGCGCATCCGGTCGGTCGCCGAGGCGGCCGCGCGCAACGAGCGCGCCCGCTGA
- a CDS encoding VOC family protein: MEPKLFAYLSYRDAPAALTWLAGLGFALVRRQDGDVDQVVHAEVRLGEVVLMISTADAAYETPALLGRSTGRGLYLLVDDVDTSFHRARAAGGTPVIEPEDTEWGTRRARVLDPEGNEWSFGTYEPGASW, translated from the coding sequence ATGGAGCCGAAACTCTTCGCCTACCTCAGCTACCGGGATGCCCCCGCGGCCCTGACCTGGCTGGCCGGGCTGGGATTCGCCCTGGTGCGGCGGCAGGACGGCGACGTCGACCAGGTGGTGCACGCCGAGGTGCGCCTGGGCGAGGTGGTGCTGATGATCTCCACCGCGGATGCCGCCTACGAGACCCCCGCGCTGCTCGGCCGCTCCACCGGACGTGGGCTGTACCTGCTGGTCGACGACGTGGATACGAGCTTCCACCGCGCACGGGCGGCCGGGGGCACTCCGGTCATCGAACCGGAGGACACCGAGTGGGGCACCCGGCGGGCGCGGGTGCTGGACCCGGAGGGAAACGAATGGAGCTTCGGGACCTATGAGCCCGGCGCCAGCTGGTGA
- a CDS encoding purine-cytosine permease family protein yields the protein MSDQSTALSVEQNGINSIDQSEHRGRPRDLFWPWFAANVSVLGVSYGSFLLGFGISFWQATIVGLVGIVVSFLFCGFIALAGKRGHAPTMTLTRAAFGVTGSRVPSALSWLLTVGWETVLASLAVLATATVFRELGWQGGDATKVVALLVVAALIVTGGIIGFDFIMKLQMWITVVTGVLTVVYIVLTVGQIDGATLAAIPAGSTPQVMGALVFMMTGFGLGWVNAAADYSRYLPRSASSAGVVGWTTFGASLAPVILLLFGLLLAGSSPELSAAIALDPIGALTTILPVWFLIPFALTAVLGLVGGAVLDIYSSGLALLSAGVRVPRPVAAGIDGVLMVLGSIYVVFFAADFLGPFQGFLITLGVPVAAWCGIFMADVLMRRTGYSAADLFDPAGRYGRVRALALVLIGLGTVVGWGLVTNGFAGWLAWQGYLLEPLGLGGRDGDWAFANLGVLAALVIGFGGTLLFGRAAVRRQEAEPLADGDHLTDVAPAAPASRG from the coding sequence ATGAGCGACCAGAGCACAGCGCTGAGTGTGGAGCAGAACGGCATCAATTCGATTGATCAGAGCGAGCACCGCGGCCGGCCCCGGGACCTGTTCTGGCCGTGGTTCGCGGCGAATGTGTCGGTCCTGGGCGTGAGCTACGGGTCCTTCCTGCTCGGGTTCGGCATCTCGTTCTGGCAGGCCACGATCGTGGGCCTGGTCGGCATCGTCGTCTCGTTCCTGTTCTGCGGGTTCATCGCCCTGGCGGGCAAGCGCGGGCATGCGCCCACCATGACCCTGACCAGGGCCGCGTTCGGTGTCACCGGAAGCCGGGTGCCCTCCGCGCTGTCCTGGTTGCTCACCGTGGGGTGGGAGACGGTCCTCGCGTCCCTGGCCGTGTTGGCCACCGCCACGGTCTTCCGCGAACTCGGCTGGCAGGGCGGGGATGCGACCAAGGTCGTGGCGCTGCTCGTGGTGGCGGCCCTCATCGTGACCGGCGGCATCATCGGCTTCGACTTCATCATGAAGCTGCAGATGTGGATCACCGTCGTCACCGGCGTGCTCACCGTGGTGTACATCGTGCTCACCGTCGGCCAGATCGACGGGGCCACCCTGGCGGCGATCCCGGCCGGATCCACGCCGCAGGTGATGGGGGCGCTGGTGTTCATGATGACCGGATTCGGGCTGGGCTGGGTCAACGCGGCCGCCGACTACTCCCGGTACCTGCCGCGTTCGGCGTCCAGCGCCGGCGTGGTCGGTTGGACCACCTTCGGCGCCTCGCTGGCCCCGGTCATCCTGCTGCTGTTCGGCCTCCTCCTGGCCGGGTCGTCGCCCGAGCTGAGCGCGGCCATCGCGCTCGACCCGATCGGCGCGCTCACCACGATCCTGCCGGTGTGGTTCCTGATCCCGTTCGCGCTCACCGCCGTGCTCGGCCTCGTCGGCGGTGCCGTGCTCGACATCTACTCCTCCGGCCTGGCGCTGCTCAGCGCCGGTGTGCGGGTGCCCCGCCCCGTGGCGGCCGGCATCGACGGGGTGCTCATGGTGCTCGGCTCGATCTACGTGGTCTTCTTCGCGGCCGACTTCCTTGGCCCGTTCCAGGGCTTCCTGATCACCCTGGGCGTGCCCGTCGCGGCCTGGTGCGGCATCTTCATGGCCGACGTGCTGATGCGCCGCACCGGTTACTCGGCCGCCGATCTCTTCGACCCCGCCGGTCGGTACGGGCGGGTGCGGGCGCTCGCGCTCGTGCTCATCGGCCTCGGCACGGTTGTCGGCTGGGGCCTGGTCACCAACGGGTTCGCCGGTTGGCTGGCCTGGCAGGGCTACCTCCTCGAGCCCCTCGGCCTCGGTGGCCGGGACGGCGACTGGGCCTTCGCCAACCTCGGCGTGCTCGCGGCCCTCGTGATCGGCTTCGGGGGCACGCTGCTGTTCGGGCGCGCGGCCGTGCGCCGGCAGGAAGCGGAGCCGCTGGCCGACGGCGACCACCTGACCGATGTTGCGCCGGCAGCTCCGGCGAGCCGCGGGTGA
- a CDS encoding SDR family oxidoreductase — MTHSEDPTTKYFSDGFPKQEQEQPGLTAATDPRPDHGEETYRGSGKLTGKRALITGGDSGIGRAVAIAYAREGADVALSYLPEEQADAEETAAVIRDAGRTALLLPGDIREEGHCISIVNQTVTELGGLDILVLNAAYQENRDGLENLSTKEFDRVFKTNLYATLWIARTAIPHLAPGSSIISTSSIQASSPSPELIDYAMTKAALVAFTQALAQQLGSTGVRVNAVAPGPIWTPLIPATSWPDKLPTFGQETPLGRAGQPAELASAYVFLASPEASYISGAVVPVTGGRGF; from the coding sequence ATGACTCACAGCGAAGACCCCACCACCAAGTACTTCTCCGACGGCTTCCCCAAGCAGGAGCAGGAGCAGCCCGGCCTCACCGCGGCGACCGATCCGCGACCCGATCACGGCGAAGAGACCTACCGGGGCAGCGGCAAGCTCACCGGCAAGCGCGCGCTGATCACCGGCGGCGACTCCGGCATCGGCCGGGCCGTGGCCATCGCGTACGCCAGGGAGGGCGCCGACGTCGCCCTCTCCTACCTGCCCGAAGAGCAGGCGGATGCCGAGGAGACCGCCGCCGTGATCCGCGACGCCGGCCGCACAGCACTCCTGCTGCCCGGCGACATCCGCGAGGAGGGGCACTGCATCTCGATCGTCAATCAGACCGTGACCGAACTCGGCGGCCTCGACATCCTCGTGCTGAACGCCGCCTACCAGGAGAACCGCGACGGTCTGGAGAACCTCTCGACCAAGGAGTTCGACAGGGTGTTCAAGACCAATCTCTACGCCACCCTGTGGATCGCGCGTACGGCCATCCCGCACCTGGCGCCGGGCTCGTCGATCATCTCGACGTCGTCCATCCAGGCGTCCAGCCCGTCGCCCGAACTCATCGACTACGCGATGACCAAGGCCGCCCTGGTGGCCTTCACCCAGGCGCTCGCCCAGCAGCTGGGCTCCACGGGTGTGCGGGTGAACGCCGTGGCGCCCGGCCCGATCTGGACGCCGCTGATCCCGGCGACGTCCTGGCCCGACAAACTGCCCACCTTCGGCCAGGAGACCCCGCTGGGCCGCGCCGGCCAGCCGGCCGAGCTGGCTTCCGCATACGTGTTCCTGGCCTCGCCGGAGGCCTCCTACATCTCGGGAGCCGTCGTGCCCGTGACGGGCGGCCGCGGCTTCTAA
- a CDS encoding ATP-dependent DNA ligase: MHLQVVIGSKLRRGESFFLSWNDSPTAGAGRSSVWLHPSIPLYFRYFGGKTPRINRSWIEQLTTSANSGHGLLLSAEPPEG; encoded by the coding sequence GTGCACCTTCAGGTCGTCATCGGTTCCAAGCTCCGCCGGGGCGAGAGCTTCTTCCTGTCCTGGAATGACTCTCCGACCGCCGGCGCCGGGCGGTCCAGTGTTTGGTTGCATCCGTCCATCCCGCTGTATTTCAGGTACTTCGGGGGCAAGACCCCTCGGATCAACCGCAGCTGGATCGAGCAGCTCACCACCTCGGCCAATAGCGGCCACGGCCTGCTCCTCAGCGCCGAACCGCCGGAGGGATGA
- a CDS encoding NUDIX hydrolase → MSDAAARTPHGGAVNDGPAHPDILVAAIALIRDRRVLMVTARGRDVWFMPGGKIDPGESEADAAAREAWEEVAVRLDPAALVPLFTVLIQAHGEPDGRLVRMAVFGAETADDPAASAEVSAVHWASSADEDRCPPAGVEVLRRLHAADLID, encoded by the coding sequence ATGAGCGACGCCGCGGCCCGCACGCCGCACGGCGGCGCGGTGAACGACGGCCCGGCGCATCCGGACATTCTCGTGGCCGCGATCGCGCTCATCCGCGACCGCCGGGTGCTCATGGTCACCGCCCGCGGCCGTGATGTGTGGTTCATGCCCGGCGGCAAGATCGACCCCGGTGAGTCCGAGGCGGATGCCGCGGCCCGCGAGGCGTGGGAAGAGGTTGCCGTGCGTCTGGACCCGGCCGCCCTCGTGCCGCTGTTCACGGTGCTGATCCAGGCGCACGGCGAACCGGACGGACGGCTCGTGCGGATGGCCGTGTTCGGCGCCGAGACCGCCGACGACCCCGCGGCGAGCGCCGAGGTGAGCGCCGTGCACTGGGCCTCCAGCGCCGACGAGGACCGCTGCCCGCCCGCCGGCGTCGAGGTGCTGCGCCGCCTGCACGCCGCCGACCTCATCGACTGA
- a CDS encoding shikimate 5-dehydrogenase, whose product MTDSTHPVTKPALNKDTRLCISLAARPSNFGTRFHNYLYEQFGLDFVYKAFTTTDLAGAIAGVRALGIRGCSVSMPFKEDVIALVDELDASATAIQSVNTIVNDDGYLRAYNTDYIAAADLLRSNALDPATPFLLRGSGGMAKAVGAALRDTGFAHGTIVARNETRGRALADELGYGWQAEPGDSTASLLVNVTPIGMAGGAQAAESAFTDAAIAAADTVFDVVALPAETPLILAARAQGKTVITGAEVIALQAAEQFERYTGVRPTPEQVHAASVFARA is encoded by the coding sequence ATGACTGATTCAACGCACCCCGTGACCAAGCCCGCCCTGAACAAGGACACCCGGCTCTGCATCTCGCTGGCCGCGCGGCCGAGCAACTTCGGCACCCGGTTCCACAACTACCTTTACGAGCAGTTCGGGCTGGACTTCGTCTACAAGGCCTTCACCACCACCGACCTGGCTGGCGCCATCGCCGGGGTGCGGGCGTTGGGCATCCGCGGTTGCTCGGTGTCGATGCCGTTCAAGGAGGACGTGATCGCCCTCGTCGACGAACTCGACGCCTCGGCCACGGCCATCCAGTCGGTGAACACCATCGTCAACGACGACGGCTACCTGCGCGCCTACAACACCGACTACATCGCCGCGGCCGACCTGCTGCGAAGCAACGCTCTCGACCCGGCCACCCCGTTCCTGCTGCGTGGCTCGGGCGGCATGGCCAAGGCCGTCGGGGCGGCGCTGCGCGACACCGGCTTCGCCCACGGCACCATCGTGGCCCGCAACGAGACCCGCGGCCGGGCCCTGGCCGATGAGCTCGGCTACGGCTGGCAGGCCGAGCCCGGCGACAGCACGGCGTCGCTGCTCGTGAACGTCACCCCGATCGGCATGGCCGGCGGCGCCCAGGCGGCCGAGTCGGCGTTCACCGACGCGGCCATCGCGGCCGCCGACACCGTCTTCGACGTCGTGGCACTGCCCGCCGAGACCCCGCTGATCCTGGCCGCCCGCGCGCAGGGCAAGACCGTCATCACGGGCGCCGAGGTGATCGCCCTGCAGGCCGCCGAGCAGTTCGAGCGCTACACCGGCGTGCGGCCCACGCCCGAGCAGGTGCACGCGGCCTCGGTCTTCGCCCGCGCATGA
- a CDS encoding YbdD/YjiX family protein: MSGTQGATAPGLAGTVRTVLARLAWYIRAVSGEDAYDKYRAHHESVHGPGDAAPMLTEREFWRDRTDRQDTNPQGRCC; encoded by the coding sequence ATGTCCGGCACGCAGGGCGCCACGGCGCCTGGGCTGGCCGGAACGGTTCGCACCGTTCTGGCCCGGCTCGCCTGGTACATCAGGGCAGTGTCGGGTGAGGATGCCTACGACAAGTACCGGGCGCACCACGAGTCGGTGCACGGCCCCGGCGACGCGGCACCGATGCTCACCGAGCGGGAGTTCTGGCGCGACCGCACCGACCGGCAGGACACCAACCCGCAGGGCCGCTGCTGCTGA
- a CDS encoding carbon starvation CstA family protein, whose translation MGATSSIPQGATDGPDLTQDPALPPVALDPTIHEAEEAHWTPLKIGIWVAIALLGGLSWVMLAVVRGETVNAIWFVFAALCTYLIGYRFYSNYIQKHLLRPDDRRATPAEYKADGKDYAATDRRVLFGHHFAAIAGAGPLVGPVLAAQMGYLPGTIWIIVGVVFAGAVQDYLVLFFSMRRGGRSLGQMARDELGRVGGTAALIATLTIMVIIVAILALVVVNALAESAWGVFSVGMTIPIALFMGCYLRFFRPGKVTEISIIGFVLLIAAIVGGGAIAGTEWGAAMFHVEKVPLAIGIIVYGFVAAILPVWLLLAPRDYLSTFMKIGTIGMLALAIVIVRPEITVPAVSEFATSGTGPVVSGQLFPFLFVTIACGALSGFHALIASGTTPKLIEKERQTRFIGYGGMLMESFVAIMALVAALSIDRGIYFAMNASPALTGGTVEGAVTFVNSLGLTGVNLTPDMLTQTAKDVGEASIVSRTGGAPTLSVGLAHIMQQVAGGTGMMAFWYHFAIMFEALFILTAVDAGTRVARFMLQDSLGNFFPKFKDTSWRTGAWLTTGIMVAAWGAVLVMGVTDPLGGINTLFPLFGIANQLLAAIALAVCLAIVAKRGLFRYLWIVAVPLAFAAIVTITASILKIFSSVPSVGYFAQNAAFSKALADGETSFGTATSVEAMEAVVRNTMVQGILSIVFVTLAVIVIFTALQATWNAWKTHSNATNEDLAVPSRIFAPSGIMATPAEKATQALWDALPSTKRKAREH comes from the coding sequence ATGGGCGCGACGTCCAGCATTCCGCAAGGCGCAACCGACGGGCCAGACCTCACCCAGGACCCGGCGCTGCCGCCGGTAGCCCTGGATCCGACCATCCACGAGGCCGAGGAGGCCCACTGGACCCCGCTGAAGATCGGTATCTGGGTGGCTATCGCCCTGCTCGGCGGGCTGAGTTGGGTGATGCTGGCCGTGGTGCGCGGCGAGACCGTGAACGCCATCTGGTTCGTCTTCGCCGCGCTCTGCACGTACCTGATCGGCTACCGGTTCTACTCCAACTACATCCAGAAACACCTGCTCCGGCCGGATGACCGCCGGGCCACACCCGCGGAGTACAAGGCCGACGGCAAGGACTACGCCGCCACCGACCGCCGGGTGCTCTTCGGCCACCACTTCGCCGCCATCGCCGGCGCCGGCCCCCTGGTGGGCCCGGTACTCGCCGCGCAGATGGGTTACCTGCCCGGCACGATCTGGATCATCGTGGGCGTCGTGTTCGCCGGCGCCGTGCAGGACTACCTGGTGCTGTTCTTCTCGATGCGCCGCGGCGGCCGGTCGCTGGGCCAGATGGCCCGCGACGAGCTCGGCCGGGTCGGCGGCACGGCCGCCCTCATCGCCACCCTCACGATCATGGTCATCATCGTCGCCATCCTCGCCCTCGTCGTGGTCAACGCCCTCGCCGAGAGCGCCTGGGGCGTCTTCTCGGTCGGCATGACCATCCCGATCGCCCTGTTCATGGGCTGCTACCTGCGGTTCTTCCGCCCGGGCAAGGTCACCGAGATCTCGATCATCGGCTTCGTGCTGCTCATCGCCGCCATCGTCGGCGGCGGTGCGATCGCCGGCACCGAGTGGGGCGCGGCCATGTTCCACGTGGAGAAGGTGCCGCTGGCCATCGGCATCATCGTCTACGGTTTCGTCGCGGCGATCCTGCCGGTCTGGCTGCTGCTGGCACCGCGCGACTACCTCTCCACCTTCATGAAGATCGGCACGATCGGCATGCTCGCCCTGGCGATCGTCATCGTGCGGCCCGAGATCACGGTGCCCGCGGTGAGCGAGTTCGCCACCAGCGGCACCGGCCCCGTGGTCAGCGGCCAGCTCTTCCCGTTCCTCTTCGTCACCATCGCCTGCGGTGCCCTCTCCGGCTTCCATGCGTTGATCGCCTCGGGCACCACACCCAAGCTCATCGAGAAGGAACGCCAGACCCGGTTCATCGGCTACGGCGGCATGCTGATGGAATCGTTCGTGGCGATCATGGCCCTCGTGGCCGCACTGTCGATCGACCGTGGCATCTACTTCGCCATGAACGCCTCGCCGGCCCTCACTGGCGGCACGGTGGAAGGCGCGGTCACCTTCGTCAACAGCCTCGGCCTGACGGGCGTGAACCTCACCCCCGACATGCTCACGCAGACGGCGAAGGACGTCGGCGAAGCATCCATCGTGTCGCGTACCGGCGGCGCCCCGACCCTGTCGGTGGGCCTGGCGCACATCATGCAGCAGGTGGCCGGCGGCACCGGCATGATGGCGTTCTGGTACCACTTCGCGATCATGTTCGAGGCGCTGTTCATTCTCACCGCGGTGGATGCCGGCACCCGCGTCGCGCGGTTCATGCTGCAGGACAGCCTGGGCAACTTCTTCCCGAAGTTCAAGGACACCTCCTGGCGCACGGGCGCCTGGCTCACCACCGGCATCATGGTGGCGGCCTGGGGCGCGGTGCTCGTGATGGGCGTCACCGACCCGCTCGGCGGCATCAACACGCTGTTCCCGCTCTTCGGCATCGCCAACCAGCTGCTCGCCGCGATCGCGCTGGCCGTGTGCCTGGCCATCGTCGCCAAGCGCGGCCTGTTCCGCTACCTCTGGATCGTCGCGGTGCCGCTGGCCTTCGCGGCCATCGTCACCATCACGGCCTCGATCCTGAAGATCTTCTCGAGCGTGCCGTCGGTGGGCTACTTCGCCCAGAACGCCGCGTTCAGCAAGGCGCTGGCCGACGGGGAGACCAGCTTCGGCACGGCCACCTCGGTCGAGGCGATGGAGGCCGTGGTGCGGAACACGATGGTGCAGGGCATCCTGTCGATCGTGTTCGTGACGCTGGCCGTGATCGTGATCTTCACGGCGCTGCAGGCCACCTGGAACGCATGGAAGACGCACTCGAACGCGACGAACGAAGACCTCGCCGTGCCGTCCCGCATCTTCGCGCCGTCCGGCATCATGGCCACACCGGCCGAGAAGGCCACCCAGGCGCTGTGGGATGCCCTCCCCAGCACCAAGCGCAAGGCACGCGAGCACTGA
- a CDS encoding polysaccharide deacetylase family protein, whose product MSRRTVLASLGLSLALAGCAALAPETPPVATRAAVVTPPSPLPRPVPAVAPGPVPALLPAPNLARVPVPPGTLSDLPGDAGLLAWTVDDGSSSEVVARYVRFAADTGTRLTFFVTGCYDAWTDNAALLRPLVATGQIQLGNHTWSHPDLTTLSDADVSLELGRNHDFITDTFGTDARPYFRPPYGAHDDRVDALAADLGYSVPTTWYGSLSDSGLESEQQVVDFATTWFLPEHIVIGHLNFEPVTNVFPQLQALVHDRGLTTVTLNDVFTSAAHP is encoded by the coding sequence GTGAGCCGCCGTACCGTGCTGGCCTCCCTTGGCCTGTCGCTGGCCCTGGCCGGATGCGCCGCCCTGGCCCCCGAAACCCCTCCCGTGGCCACCCGGGCCGCCGTCGTCACGCCGCCGAGCCCGCTCCCCCGGCCGGTGCCCGCCGTGGCACCCGGGCCCGTGCCGGCTCTGCTGCCGGCCCCGAACCTGGCCCGCGTTCCCGTGCCGCCTGGCACCCTGTCCGACCTGCCCGGCGACGCCGGCCTGCTGGCCTGGACCGTGGACGACGGCTCGAGCAGCGAGGTGGTCGCCCGGTACGTGCGATTCGCCGCCGACACGGGTACCCGCCTCACCTTCTTCGTCACCGGCTGCTACGACGCTTGGACCGACAACGCGGCGCTGCTGCGGCCCCTGGTGGCGACCGGGCAGATCCAGCTGGGCAACCACACCTGGTCGCACCCCGACCTCACCACGCTGTCGGATGCCGACGTCAGCCTCGAGCTCGGACGCAACCACGACTTCATCACCGACACCTTCGGCACGGATGCCCGGCCCTATTTCCGCCCGCCCTACGGCGCGCACGACGACAGGGTGGATGCGCTGGCCGCCGACCTGGGCTACTCGGTGCCGACCACCTGGTACGGCTCACTGTCGGATTCCGGGCTGGAATCCGAACAGCAGGTGGTCGACTTCGCGACCACCTGGTTCCTGCCGGAACACATCGTGATCGGCCACCTCAACTTCGAACCGGTCACCAACGTCTTCCCGCAACTGCAGGCCCTCGTGCACGATCGCGGGCTCACCACGGTCACCCTCAACGACGTGTTCACCAGCGCGGCGCATCCCTGA
- a CDS encoding glycine--tRNA ligase gives MAALSRLDSVIALARHRGFVFQAGEIYGGSRSAWDYGPLGVELKENIKKQWWRFMVTSRDDVVGLDSSVILPRKVWEASGHVEVFSDPLVECTSCHKRFREDHLVEEFEEKKGRAPEGGIDGIACPNCGNRHTWTEPRAFSGLLKTFLGPVDEEAGMVYLRPETAQGIFVNFANVLQAARMKPPFGIGQIGKSFRNEITPGNFIFRTREFEQMEMEFFVEPGTDEEWHQYWIDQRMGWYTGLGIDPENLRLYEHAQEKLSHYSKRTVDIEYRFGFSGSEFGELEGVANRTDFDLKTHSEASGKDLSYFDQTKNERWIPYVIEPAAGLTRSLMAFLVDAYHEEEVPNAKGGVDKRTVLKLDPRLAPIKAAVLPLSRNEALSPMARSLAARLRESWNVDFDDAGAIGRRYRRQDEIGTPYCITVDFDSLEDQAVTVRDRDTMAQERVPLAELDAYLALRLRGA, from the coding sequence GTGGCCGCACTTTCCCGTCTTGATTCCGTCATCGCCCTCGCCCGCCACCGCGGGTTCGTCTTCCAGGCCGGTGAGATCTACGGCGGTAGCCGGTCGGCCTGGGACTACGGGCCCCTCGGTGTGGAGCTCAAGGAGAACATCAAGAAGCAGTGGTGGCGCTTCATGGTCACGAGCCGCGACGACGTCGTGGGCCTGGACTCCTCCGTCATCCTGCCGCGCAAGGTCTGGGAGGCCTCCGGCCACGTCGAGGTCTTCTCCGACCCTCTGGTGGAGTGCACCAGCTGTCACAAGCGCTTCCGCGAGGACCACCTCGTCGAGGAGTTCGAGGAGAAGAAGGGCCGCGCCCCCGAGGGCGGCATCGACGGCATCGCCTGCCCCAACTGCGGCAACCGGCACACCTGGACCGAGCCGCGCGCGTTCTCCGGTCTGCTCAAGACCTTCCTCGGCCCGGTCGACGAAGAGGCCGGCATGGTGTACCTCCGCCCCGAGACCGCGCAGGGCATCTTCGTGAACTTCGCGAACGTGCTGCAGGCTGCCCGGATGAAGCCCCCGTTCGGCATCGGCCAGATCGGCAAGAGCTTCCGCAACGAGATCACCCCCGGAAACTTCATCTTCCGCACCCGTGAGTTCGAGCAGATGGAGATGGAATTCTTCGTCGAGCCCGGCACTGACGAGGAATGGCACCAGTACTGGATCGACCAGCGGATGGGGTGGTACACGGGCCTGGGCATCGACCCGGAGAACCTGCGCCTCTACGAACACGCCCAGGAGAAGCTCTCGCACTACTCCAAGCGCACCGTCGACATCGAGTACCGCTTCGGTTTCTCCGGCAGCGAGTTCGGCGAGCTCGAGGGCGTGGCCAACCGCACCGACTTCGACCTCAAGACGCACTCCGAGGCCAGCGGCAAGGACCTCTCCTACTTCGACCAGACCAAGAACGAGCGCTGGATCCCCTACGTGATCGAGCCCGCGGCCGGCCTCACCCGCTCGCTGATGGCGTTCCTGGTGGATGCCTACCACGAGGAAGAAGTGCCCAACGCGAAGGGCGGCGTCGACAAGCGCACCGTGCTCAAGCTCGACCCGCGCCTGGCCCCGATCAAGGCCGCCGTGCTGCCGCTCTCGCGCAACGAGGCCCTCTCGCCGATGGCCCGCTCGTTGGCCGCACGCCTGCGTGAATCGTGGAACGTGGACTTCGACGACGCCGGCGCCATCGGCCGCCGGTACCGCCGCCAGGACGAGATCGGAACCCCGTACTGCATCACGGTGGACTTCGACTCGCTCGAGGACCAGGCCGTGACCGTGCGCGACCGCGACACCATGGCGCAGGAGCGCGTGCCCCTGGCCGAGCTCGACGCCTACCTGGCCCTGCGCCTGCGCGGAGCGTAA
- a CDS encoding alcohol dehydrogenase catalytic domain-containing protein, which yields MRAVWFDRFGALPELREVPDPDPSAAGVVVRVEATGLCRSDWHGWLGHDDGIALPHVPGHELVGVIEAAGPLVTRFAVGQRVTVPFVCACGDCPECATGNAQVCRNQTQPGFTHWGSYAEKVALHNADVNLIAVPDDLDSGAAALLGCRFATSYRGLVHQAKLLAGETLVVIGCGGVGLSAVMIGAALGARVIAVDISVDALAAAARAGATYTVNSSGMPDAAVVDRVRLLSDGGAHVSVEALGRESTVGIAIRSLATRGRHVQIGLLAEDPRVPLGLVIGRELAVLGSHGMAAGDYPELMALVTSGRLRPQDLISHRIPLADAPAALAAMSAPEPAAGVTLIDLTLP from the coding sequence GTGCGCGCGGTCTGGTTCGACCGGTTCGGTGCTCTGCCCGAGCTGCGCGAGGTGCCCGACCCGGACCCTAGCGCCGCCGGCGTCGTGGTGCGGGTGGAGGCCACCGGGCTCTGCCGCAGCGACTGGCACGGCTGGCTGGGCCACGACGACGGCATCGCCCTGCCGCACGTCCCCGGGCACGAGCTCGTCGGCGTGATCGAGGCCGCCGGGCCTCTCGTCACCCGCTTCGCCGTGGGGCAGCGGGTCACCGTGCCGTTCGTCTGCGCCTGCGGCGACTGCCCGGAGTGCGCCACCGGCAACGCGCAGGTCTGCCGCAACCAGACCCAGCCCGGTTTCACCCACTGGGGTTCCTACGCCGAGAAGGTGGCGCTGCACAACGCCGACGTCAACCTCATCGCGGTGCCCGACGACCTCGACTCCGGCGCCGCGGCGCTGCTCGGCTGCCGGTTCGCCACCTCCTATCGCGGGCTCGTGCACCAGGCGAAGCTGCTCGCCGGCGAGACCCTCGTGGTGATCGGTTGCGGCGGCGTGGGCCTGTCCGCGGTTATGATCGGCGCAGCCCTCGGGGCCCGGGTGATCGCGGTGGACATCAGCGTGGACGCCCTGGCCGCCGCGGCCCGCGCCGGTGCCACCTACACGGTCAACTCCAGCGGGATGCCCGACGCCGCGGTGGTGGACCGGGTGCGCCTGCTCTCCGACGGAGGCGCCCACGTGTCGGTGGAGGCGCTCGGCCGGGAGAGCACGGTGGGCATTGCCATCCGGTCACTGGCCACCCGTGGCCGCCACGTGCAGATCGGCCTGCTCGCCGAAGACCCGCGCGTGCCGCTGGGTCTGGTGATCGGCCGGGAGCTCGCGGTGCTCGGCAGCCATGGCATGGCGGCCGGCGACTACCCCGAGCTGATGGCGCTGGTGACCAGCGGCCGGCTGCGCCCGCAGGACCTGATCAGCCATCGCATCCCGTTGGCCGACGCTCCGGCGGCTCTCGCCGCAATGTCGGCGCCCGAGCCCGCGGCCGGCGTCACCCTGATCGACCTCACCCTGCCCTAG